One window of Drosophila busckii strain San Diego stock center, stock number 13000-0081.31 chromosome 3L, ASM1175060v1, whole genome shotgun sequence genomic DNA carries:
- the LOC108597982 gene encoding uncharacterized protein LOC108597982 codes for MLGTKDGISIRYMQLEDYPSVKLFMRDNYWSNGEPLSAAAPAPAPADIELQKCNEQLRDEYYLKTIAQGFSILALDEQGQIVGQQLAEAVGPNYLDIYRKCHSLEQNYYVAMRKLLHHTLKESQIFERYAGYKMLYTRASAVRSDMRGQGLGKRLLATTIEIAKQHNFELLASACSSYYSAKLRLSLGMQCIYALAYKDYKDEQGVVPFQPSEPHTHSQVFVLQLKL; via the coding sequence ATGTTGGGCACTAAAGATGGCATCAGCATACGCTATATGCAGCTGGAGGATTATCCAAGCGTAAAGCTCTTTATGCGTGACAATTATTGGAGCAATGGTGAGCCCTTGTCCGCAGCCGCACCCGCACCCGCACCCGCTGACATTGAGCTGCAGAAATGCAATGAGCAGCTACGCGatgaatattatttgaaaacaattgctCAAGGCTTTAGCATATTGGCATTGGATGAGCAGGGGCAAATAGTTGGACAGCAGTTGGCTGAAGCTGTAGGCCCAAATTATTTGGATATATATCGGAAATGCCACAGTTTGGAGCAAAACTATTATGTGGCCAtgcgcaaattgttgcatcATACGCTGAAGGAATCGCAAATCTTTGAGCGCTATGCCGGCTACAAAATGCTGTACACGCGAGCCAGTGCGGTCAGGAGTGACATGCGTGGCCAGGGCCTGGGCAAACGTCTGTTGGCCACCACCATTGAGATTGCCAAGCAGCATAATTTCGAGCTACTGGCATCGGCTTGCTCCAGTTATTATTCGGCAAAGCTGCGTCTAAGCTTGGGCATGCAGTGCATCTATGCATTGGCCTACAAGGACTACAAAGATGAGCAGGGCGTGGTGCCTTTTCAGCCGTCTGAGCCGCACACACATTCGCAAGTGTTTGTATTGcaacttaaattataa